From Salvia splendens isolate huo1 chromosome 16, SspV2, whole genome shotgun sequence, a single genomic window includes:
- the LOC121770085 gene encoding transcription factor MYB16-like, whose amino-acid sequence MGRSPCCDKVGLKKGPWTPEEDQKLLAYIQDHGHGSWRALPPKAGLQRCGKSCRLRWTNYLRPDIKRGKFSLHEEQTIIQLHALLGNRWSTIASHLPKRTDNEIKNYWNTHLKKRLVTMGIDPTTHKPKNHALGCSQPKEIANLSHMAQWESARLEAEARIVRESKSNSFTSQTMSGPPPTRPPCLDILKVWQGTWMKRKEAVFASIANLESPTSILNFSDNNTIPNVVGLINNTTNFVGPCKGILGNSMQVHDPTNYTNLPDSLSFLDGFGDLHGSGQGDNVVFEDNKANNYWSNILNVVNSPMGSPVF is encoded by the exons ATGGGAAGGTCCCCATGCTGCGATAAGGTCGGCTTGAAGAAAGGCCCGTGGACCCCCGAAGAAGATCAGAAGCTTCTAGCGTATATCCAAGACCACGGCCATGGAAGCTGGCGCGCCCTCCCTCCTAAAGCCG GGCTTCAGAGGTGCGGGAAAAGCTGCAGATTGCGTTGGACCAACTACTTGCGGCCCGATATTAAGAGAGGGAAGTTCAGTTTACACGAAGAGCAGACGATCATTCAGCTTCACGCCCTTCTCGGAAACAG GTGGTCTACCATAGCCAGCCACCTGCCTAAGAGGACTGATAACGAGATCAAGAACTACTGGAACACTCATCTAAAGAAACGCCTTGTCACAATGGGTATCGACCCGACCACTCATAAGCCCAAGAACCACGCCCTCGGCTGCAGCCAACCTAAGGAGATAGCCAACCTGAGCCACATGGCACAATGGGAGAGCGCCCGCCTCGAAGCCGAGGCACGTATCGTCCGCGAATCAAAGTCCAACTCCTTCACCTCCCAAACTATGAGTGGTCCGCCCCCCACCCGCCCGCCTTGCCTCGACATACTAAAAGTCTGGCAGGGCACATGGATGAAGAGAAAAGAAGCCGTCTTCGCCTCCATCGCCAACCTTGAGTCCCCAACGTCGATACTCAACTTCTCGGATAACAACACAATCCCAAACGTCGTCGGATTGATCAACAACACCACCAACTTCGTCGGACCATGCAAGGGCATTTTGGGAAATTCAATGCAGGTGCATGATCCTACCAATTACACCAACCTACCTGATTCATTGAGCTTCTTGGATGGCTTCGGAGATCTCCATGGCTCCGGACAAGGCGATAATGTTGTGTTCGAGGACAACAAGGCTAATAACTACTGGAGCAATATTCTGAACGTCGTCAATTCGCCAATGGGTTCGCCTGTTTTCTAA